One genomic window of Paraburkholderia sp. BL23I1N1 includes the following:
- a CDS encoding GlxA family transcriptional regulator, translating into MECPSVLCRTSAMPPHVSPEPAIVRRIGLVLFGGFALPEAAAVVEVFQSVNALTEGERRDGMRYDVSLLSMAGGRIVSSSSVFVWTEGIEARRDAERFHALFIAGGVGVNDALHDERLIAWLRRTHPRSDLVFPIGEGQLLLDVAGFGQATGVRRYGKHACEMMQIGAVNGPSSVAAGPLQTAIAVVEEDFGSEIARQIADWVAPSPDTRFTAIVRKNASVGVSENIKASAKWLEANGHRPISIDAAAQIAGMSERNFLRRFKIEMGVTPSDYLLYVRLDMSCRLLVETALPVDKVARHCGIGCGGRLAKLFRKHLATTPTEYRANKRA; encoded by the coding sequence ATGGAGTGTCCTTCAGTCCTTTGCCGCACCAGCGCAATGCCGCCCCACGTTTCGCCTGAGCCTGCCATCGTGAGGCGTATTGGCCTAGTTCTGTTTGGCGGCTTTGCCCTTCCGGAGGCGGCAGCGGTCGTGGAGGTATTCCAGTCGGTGAATGCGCTCACTGAGGGCGAACGGCGCGACGGAATGCGTTACGACGTTAGTCTGTTGTCGATGGCGGGAGGCAGGATCGTCAGTTCTTCATCGGTATTCGTCTGGACCGAAGGCATCGAGGCGCGGCGCGACGCAGAGCGCTTTCACGCTTTGTTCATTGCTGGCGGTGTAGGGGTGAACGATGCGCTACACGATGAACGCCTGATTGCCTGGCTGCGTCGGACGCATCCGCGCAGCGACTTGGTATTCCCGATCGGCGAAGGACAATTGCTGCTAGACGTCGCCGGATTCGGGCAGGCCACTGGTGTTAGGCGCTACGGCAAACACGCTTGCGAAATGATGCAGATCGGCGCCGTCAACGGACCTTCGAGTGTCGCCGCCGGCCCGTTGCAAACAGCCATCGCAGTGGTTGAGGAGGATTTCGGTAGCGAAATTGCGCGTCAGATCGCTGACTGGGTCGCACCATCTCCGGATACCCGGTTTACTGCAATTGTGCGCAAGAATGCTTCGGTAGGCGTGAGCGAGAATATCAAGGCGTCGGCAAAATGGCTGGAGGCGAACGGTCACCGTCCGATCTCGATTGACGCTGCCGCGCAGATCGCCGGCATGAGCGAGCGCAATTTCCTCAGGCGTTTCAAGATCGAAATGGGTGTGACTCCGTCTGATTATTTGCTGTACGTGCGGCTTGATATGAGCTGTCGCCTGCTTGTTGAAACCGCCCTGCCAGTCGACAAGGTGGCGCGTCATTGTGGCATTGGATGTGGCGGTCGGCTCGCGAAACTCTTCCGCAAGCATCTTGCGACGACACCTACCGAGTATCGCGCGAACAAGCGGGCTTGA
- the galU gene encoding UTP--glucose-1-phosphate uridylyltransferase GalU, translating to MLKVTKAVFPVAGLGTRFLPATKASPKEMLPIVDKPLIQYAVEEAMVAGITEMIFVTGRSKRAIEDHFDKSYEVEAELEARGKNKLLELVRSIKPSHVDCFYVRQSEALGLGHAVLCAEKLVGDNPFAVILADDLLYGTPPVMTQMIEVFDHYHSSVIGVEEIAAQDTKSYGIIDGKEWGDSIIKMAGIVEKPEPSMAPSNLGVVGRYVLKPRIFKHLRAITPGAGGELQLTDAIQSLLADEQVLAYKYDGTRFDCGSKLGYLKAGVEFALRHPEVRVEFRAYLEQHLSLLPL from the coding sequence ATGCTAAAAGTTACAAAAGCAGTGTTTCCGGTAGCTGGTCTTGGCACCCGATTTCTCCCTGCTACGAAGGCTAGCCCAAAGGAAATGCTGCCGATCGTCGATAAACCGCTGATTCAATATGCGGTGGAGGAGGCCATGGTCGCAGGCATCACCGAAATGATCTTCGTCACGGGCCGCAGCAAGCGTGCCATCGAAGACCATTTCGATAAGTCGTATGAAGTCGAGGCGGAACTGGAAGCGCGCGGTAAGAACAAGCTGCTGGAGTTGGTGCGCAGCATCAAACCGAGTCATGTTGACTGTTTTTATGTGCGTCAGTCGGAGGCGCTCGGCCTCGGGCACGCTGTGCTGTGCGCTGAGAAACTGGTGGGTGATAACCCGTTCGCCGTAATTCTCGCGGACGACTTGCTATACGGCACCCCCCCTGTCATGACGCAGATGATCGAGGTGTTCGATCATTATCATAGCTCGGTGATCGGTGTTGAGGAAATCGCGGCGCAAGATACCAAGTCGTACGGAATCATCGACGGCAAGGAATGGGGGGATTCAATTATCAAAATGGCGGGCATCGTTGAAAAGCCTGAGCCGAGTATGGCACCTTCGAACCTGGGTGTGGTGGGTCGATACGTGCTGAAGCCGCGAATTTTCAAACATCTTCGCGCAATCACGCCGGGCGCGGGCGGCGAACTCCAGTTGACGGATGCGATCCAGTCGCTGCTAGCCGATGAACAGGTACTTGCATACAAGTACGACGGCACGCGCTTTGACTGCGGCAGCAAGCTCGGCTATCTGAAAGCGGGGGTGGAATTTGCACTGCGGCATCCCGAGGTACGCGTCGAGTTTCGTGCTTACCTTGAGCAGCATCTGTCTCTCCTGCCGCTGTGA
- a CDS encoding GlxA family transcriptional regulator, translating to MAVFFARSSRDATQSQVFHDVRSVRRIGIALFDGFSLPEVATVVEIFQSANALCMSLRRGGPRYDVHLVSVSGGRIASSSSVFVWTDSIKSRGHAEDFHALFIAGDAGVHSMLSEEHLIAWLSQLDLRSERIFPISERRLLLNVAESSNTFRKFRRGEGAHEVAWNGLKVSASQRSSTPPRAALALIEEDLGAEIAREISGSLRLRYDEQFTPVPKKNAFGAVSEKIQSSAQWLDMNCGRTITIEEAAQFVAMSERNFLRRFKTEMGVTPSDYLLYGRIDKCCHLLSETDLPVDKIARRCGIGSGGQLSKVFRKYLGVTPTEYRASKRSFR from the coding sequence ATGGCAGTTTTTTTTGCCCGCAGTAGTCGGGATGCGACTCAGTCTCAGGTATTCCATGACGTTCGCTCCGTAAGACGTATAGGCATTGCACTGTTCGACGGTTTCTCGCTACCAGAGGTAGCCACGGTAGTGGAGATTTTCCAGTCAGCCAATGCGCTCTGCATGTCCTTGCGCAGAGGTGGGCCTCGCTACGACGTTCATCTCGTGTCGGTCAGCGGTGGCAGGATAGCGAGTTCGTCATCGGTGTTTGTTTGGACCGACAGTATCAAATCACGTGGTCATGCTGAAGATTTTCATGCGCTCTTTATCGCCGGAGATGCAGGCGTCCACAGCATGCTGAGTGAAGAACACCTGATTGCCTGGTTGAGCCAACTCGACTTGCGCAGCGAACGGATTTTTCCAATTTCCGAAAGACGCTTGCTACTGAACGTCGCTGAATCATCGAATACTTTCCGCAAATTTCGCCGTGGCGAAGGTGCTCATGAAGTCGCGTGGAACGGACTGAAAGTGTCTGCTTCCCAGCGATCAAGCACTCCGCCGCGAGCGGCACTAGCGCTGATTGAAGAGGACCTCGGCGCGGAAATCGCGCGAGAAATATCCGGCTCTCTAAGGTTGCGCTATGACGAACAGTTTACCCCCGTTCCAAAGAAGAACGCGTTCGGAGCTGTAAGCGAAAAGATACAGTCGTCGGCACAATGGTTGGACATGAACTGCGGAAGAACGATCACGATTGAAGAAGCGGCGCAATTCGTCGCGATGAGTGAGCGGAATTTCTTGCGCCGCTTCAAGACGGAAATGGGTGTGACACCGTCCGACTACCTCTTATACGGTCGAATTGACAAGTGCTGCCACCTTCTTTCCGAAACGGATCTTCCGGTCGACAAGATCGCGCGGCGATGCGGAATCGGAAGTGGCGGACAGCTTTCGAAAGTATTTCGTAAATACCTTGGAGTAACGCCGACAGAGTACCGTGCAAGCAAACGGTCGTTTCGTTAG